Proteins encoded within one genomic window of Amycolatopsis nigrescens CSC17Ta-90:
- a CDS encoding eCIS core domain-containing protein, producing MKTSAAPRQRRTSRKREADRAVARPPEFKDIVSGAGQPLDAGLRRELEERLGHDFSRVRIHAGADAAALTELLGAEAVALGQDVFFAEGAFHPETAAGRRLLAHELLHTVQVPHAPGPLRLGREPGVVSGSQDAVEQEAEAGVRDGRVPVRESGSRVASWLRYARGTAEQQRAEQLDPAAVVDRLVAGLLRSLRGDATDASGRVRLQLGRLAPALRELVLTRLEIRLSSAEYRRVRELVAEADAAAGGGPVDSAGTPEPVTDAADRTEADREAAEEEAGSEADQEERQEEDLPEESEKDEEEQPPEEEPEEKEEGEKESQEDKEGKEKKEDKDKKDEEEQKKEDEDKKGKDKKKGEKDKKDKKDKDKGEQAPKAAAEAAAQPAAQAPGAPGAAGPASQGPAAGATPVAETGRPEQQPGPARPERMEREAAEPEGPLARHGLLDDRDHDRDEEQEKPLGLEPGADAEVETPEPEQKEPEEEPPARPELKAEDYLPGSDLDVSNVPTADRNTLPGSGSPSVPQPPSFPAPPPTKAEQQEEAEQSEEPEEAVPEPEPAGPEAAAPAAPPPEPEPPVPPVEEPPAEQPPEAEVGPEPQGDRPPAPEPPLAKEPREEQEEPAAGPMAGPLGVREAPEPQESEAPGPLGGAGPVGADTGPAGAGAGPAAPAEPEAAPGAAEPVGAEPAGAPLAPEASLEPGGGACAGAPEPTTEGAKAEGGQGGCAAGGGGGAPAPAAEQEPPAPDVSGQPPEAALAAVGTLPPDRMQGSLSGVDSAIGRDVGEQQSALQAAPPATTRPSGAPRTMSGPPQAAPAADGEKVKLEKLEAQQAAARKKAEAEEVKGSDPAGKAQRPQVAGGTDGKLSEQEVRNVEQAVDQVPTTDPALHATVGKVERVELKGETDPARTDEQNAELGKASQQIHATGRVEAAKPLGEDQIYPNAPAETLTAEVPSGGGGGAGPAGGPGQVDKGVAVVAQQERGPQVQAGVAQGQAAMGTERQNQRQGEAQANVAHQAEVTQAVQQNAEAQAGERGKVAEGAAAQRAEWRAEQDQKVQESDTEAGKENEKAKTGITTEKTETDKKNDAQQKTDNDRIAREREQAEEKARKEKERKKEESDGGIFGWIASKVKSFFEGLLNAITAIFDAAVKLVNDIVKGFAKLVTAAIELARKAIVGLINTLANILIKLCDVLAVFFPELAAKIRKGIEALRDAAIAVVNKLADALKAGVEFLLNKLAQALTGLLRLLEAGLKAAVKAVQTVVNAAIEFAKAAIQLLGEFAAIIADIASMGVGAWLGRLGSSAKEGIQQHLWGAIKSAVKQWFNQKVESILGLGKAVLNVLVKGCMSMAKIGKMAWEALIASLPMIIIMVVVERLVSLIVPAAGAVLAVVQGLMAAWGTISKILAAIGAFIAFLKAVKAGPAACLFAAAVAAGVVALLEFITNFLMSKLAVAAKGVGRTLQDMAKKITAGLKRAGKGARKAAGTAVNSARRGLRSAAQTLRPPRRASRPAPDVTRRPGAPAATRPRGARPERLGRRRETPGRRPERRPERRREGEREAPPRRPGRVRAALNRVKGAVRTGLRRVGTALRKVGRKLTNGKLGRALRNGAKKLRDKYQRTRDRLRTRQRQRDEQRRRRDEQRKKKQEQTKDERLALIVARIRPKLKSLLRRGVFRPVLLGVLAGMRAWYRLTSLARVGGQRFDIIARLNPDQKAEDGAEGEDPHGNKVDRDVPVEGVPAKDEQDEEKLKEEKRKREPAEDEGEPTVVGKLPRKPGRDQDEPEPPTVAVSPKVPGPKPPDAPKSDAPKPDVGKPRPVGKESEPGRPAKPKEDVPAPRKPESPKKPESKTPAREDDPEATPTTPAAKGKVKDPDTEYRSYRELTENWEQRVGNYKRPTSAKEVKGAPPFEEGTAPGHGRSKHNVSNEETAKILNSPGRIFTGVSDRGRLVDIYWKDGSVVITEAGKKNSVITSYGLVDGRAKKPTAVSPEKWTSDPRYMEVSLERDAVVVIHATRDRWLQAGGT from the coding sequence ATGAAGACCTCGGCGGCACCACGGCAGCGGCGGACCTCGCGGAAACGGGAGGCCGATCGCGCCGTGGCGCGGCCGCCGGAGTTCAAGGACATCGTCTCCGGCGCTGGCCAGCCGCTCGACGCGGGGCTGCGCCGCGAGCTGGAGGAAAGGCTCGGGCACGACTTCAGCCGGGTGCGGATCCACGCTGGCGCCGACGCCGCGGCGCTGACCGAGCTGCTCGGCGCGGAAGCCGTGGCGCTGGGCCAGGACGTCTTCTTCGCGGAGGGCGCCTTTCACCCGGAGACGGCCGCCGGGCGGCGCCTGCTCGCGCACGAGCTGCTGCACACCGTGCAGGTGCCGCACGCACCGGGACCGTTGCGCCTCGGCCGTGAGCCGGGCGTGGTGAGCGGTTCGCAGGACGCCGTGGAGCAGGAGGCGGAGGCGGGCGTGCGGGACGGCCGGGTCCCGGTGCGCGAAAGCGGCAGCCGGGTCGCGTCCTGGCTGCGGTACGCCAGGGGCACCGCGGAGCAGCAGCGTGCCGAGCAGCTCGATCCGGCGGCCGTAGTGGACCGTCTGGTGGCGGGGTTGTTGCGCAGCCTGCGCGGGGACGCCACGGACGCGTCGGGCCGGGTGCGGCTGCAACTCGGCCGGCTGGCGCCCGCGCTGCGCGAGCTGGTGCTGACCCGGCTGGAAATCCGGTTGTCCTCGGCGGAATACCGGCGGGTGCGTGAGCTCGTCGCGGAGGCCGACGCGGCGGCGGGCGGTGGCCCGGTCGATTCGGCCGGCACTCCGGAACCGGTGACGGACGCGGCGGACCGCACCGAGGCCGACCGGGAGGCGGCCGAGGAAGAGGCGGGGAGCGAGGCCGACCAGGAGGAGCGGCAGGAGGAGGACCTGCCGGAGGAGTCCGAAAAGGACGAAGAGGAGCAACCCCCGGAAGAGGAGCCCGAGGAGAAGGAAGAGGGCGAGAAAGAGAGCCAGGAAGACAAAGAAGGCAAGGAAAAGAAGGAGGACAAGGACAAGAAAGACGAGGAGGAGCAGAAGAAGGAGGACGAAGACAAGAAGGGCAAGGACAAGAAGAAGGGCGAGAAAGACAAGAAAGACAAGAAAGACAAGGACAAGGGCGAGCAGGCGCCCAAAGCAGCGGCCGAAGCGGCCGCGCAACCCGCCGCACAGGCTCCCGGGGCACCGGGGGCGGCGGGACCCGCGAGTCAGGGGCCCGCGGCGGGGGCGACTCCGGTTGCGGAGACCGGACGGCCCGAGCAGCAGCCCGGTCCGGCGCGCCCGGAACGGATGGAGCGTGAGGCAGCCGAGCCGGAGGGCCCGCTGGCACGGCATGGGCTGCTGGACGACCGCGACCATGACCGCGACGAGGAGCAGGAGAAACCGCTCGGCCTCGAACCCGGTGCCGACGCCGAGGTGGAAACCCCGGAGCCCGAGCAGAAGGAGCCGGAGGAGGAACCGCCGGCGCGGCCCGAGTTGAAGGCCGAGGACTACCTGCCCGGTTCGGACCTGGACGTGTCGAACGTGCCCACCGCCGACCGGAACACCCTGCCGGGCAGCGGGTCGCCCAGTGTGCCGCAACCGCCGAGTTTCCCGGCGCCGCCGCCGACCAAGGCCGAACAGCAGGAGGAAGCGGAACAGTCGGAAGAGCCGGAAGAGGCCGTACCCGAGCCGGAGCCCGCCGGCCCCGAAGCCGCCGCTCCGGCTGCCCCGCCGCCTGAGCCGGAACCACCGGTGCCGCCGGTGGAGGAGCCGCCCGCCGAACAACCGCCGGAAGCCGAGGTCGGCCCCGAACCGCAGGGCGACCGCCCGCCCGCCCCGGAACCGCCACTGGCCAAGGAGCCGCGCGAGGAACAGGAAGAACCCGCCGCTGGCCCGATGGCCGGGCCGCTCGGCGTTCGGGAGGCGCCGGAACCGCAGGAGTCGGAAGCGCCGGGACCGCTGGGAGGCGCCGGACCGGTCGGCGCGGACACCGGCCCGGCGGGCGCGGGCGCCGGACCGGCCGCACCGGCCGAACCCGAGGCGGCACCGGGCGCGGCCGAGCCCGTCGGTGCCGAGCCCGCTGGTGCTCCGCTCGCGCCGGAGGCTTCGCTGGAGCCCGGCGGCGGTGCCTGCGCCGGAGCGCCCGAGCCGACCACCGAAGGAGCCAAGGCCGAAGGCGGCCAGGGCGGCTGCGCCGCCGGTGGCGGTGGCGGTGCCCCGGCACCGGCGGCCGAGCAGGAGCCTCCGGCACCCGACGTCTCCGGTCAGCCACCGGAGGCGGCGCTGGCCGCCGTCGGCACCCTGCCCCCGGACCGGATGCAGGGCTCACTGTCCGGAGTGGACAGTGCGATCGGCAGGGATGTCGGCGAGCAGCAGAGCGCGTTGCAGGCGGCGCCTCCCGCCACCACGCGACCATCCGGGGCACCGCGCACCATGTCCGGCCCGCCGCAGGCCGCGCCGGCGGCGGACGGCGAGAAGGTCAAGCTGGAAAAGCTCGAGGCCCAGCAGGCGGCGGCGCGGAAGAAGGCCGAGGCCGAGGAGGTCAAGGGGTCCGACCCGGCCGGCAAGGCGCAGCGGCCCCAGGTCGCGGGTGGCACCGACGGCAAGCTCTCCGAACAGGAGGTCCGCAACGTCGAGCAGGCGGTGGACCAGGTGCCGACCACTGACCCGGCGCTGCACGCCACCGTCGGCAAGGTCGAGCGGGTCGAGTTGAAGGGCGAAACCGACCCGGCCCGGACCGACGAGCAGAACGCGGAGCTCGGCAAGGCGTCCCAGCAGATCCACGCCACCGGGCGGGTGGAGGCGGCGAAACCGCTCGGCGAGGACCAGATCTACCCCAACGCCCCGGCCGAGACGCTGACCGCCGAAGTCCCCTCGGGTGGCGGCGGTGGCGCTGGTCCGGCGGGTGGGCCGGGGCAGGTGGACAAGGGCGTCGCGGTGGTCGCGCAGCAGGAGCGCGGGCCGCAGGTGCAGGCCGGGGTCGCGCAGGGGCAGGCCGCGATGGGCACCGAGCGGCAGAACCAGCGCCAGGGCGAGGCGCAGGCCAACGTGGCGCATCAGGCCGAGGTGACCCAGGCCGTCCAGCAGAACGCCGAGGCGCAGGCCGGCGAACGGGGCAAGGTCGCCGAGGGCGCGGCCGCGCAGCGCGCGGAATGGCGGGCCGAGCAGGACCAGAAGGTCCAGGAAAGCGACACCGAGGCCGGCAAGGAGAACGAGAAGGCCAAGACCGGTATCACCACGGAGAAAACCGAGACCGACAAGAAGAACGACGCCCAGCAGAAGACGGACAACGACCGGATCGCCCGCGAGCGCGAGCAGGCCGAGGAGAAGGCGCGCAAGGAGAAGGAGCGCAAGAAGGAGGAGTCCGACGGCGGGATCTTCGGCTGGATCGCCTCCAAGGTCAAGAGCTTCTTCGAGGGCCTGCTGAACGCGATCACCGCGATCTTCGACGCCGCGGTCAAGCTGGTCAACGACATCGTCAAGGGTTTCGCGAAGCTGGTCACCGCCGCGATCGAGCTGGCGCGCAAGGCGATCGTCGGGCTGATCAACACGCTGGCGAACATCCTGATCAAGCTGTGCGACGTGCTTGCGGTGTTCTTCCCGGAGCTGGCGGCGAAGATCCGCAAGGGGATCGAGGCGCTGCGCGACGCGGCGATCGCGGTGGTGAACAAGCTCGCCGACGCGCTCAAGGCGGGGGTCGAGTTCCTGCTGAACAAGCTCGCGCAGGCGCTCACCGGGCTGCTGCGGCTGTTGGAGGCCGGGCTCAAGGCCGCGGTGAAGGCCGTGCAGACCGTGGTGAACGCGGCGATCGAGTTCGCCAAGGCGGCGATCCAGCTGCTCGGTGAGTTCGCCGCGATCATCGCCGATATCGCCAGCATGGGCGTCGGCGCCTGGCTGGGGCGCCTGGGCAGTTCGGCCAAGGAGGGCATCCAGCAGCACCTGTGGGGCGCGATCAAGAGCGCGGTCAAGCAGTGGTTCAACCAGAAGGTCGAGTCGATCCTCGGTCTCGGCAAGGCCGTGCTCAACGTGCTGGTCAAGGGCTGCATGTCGATGGCCAAGATCGGCAAAATGGCCTGGGAGGCGCTGATCGCGTCGCTGCCGATGATCATCATCATGGTCGTCGTCGAGCGGCTGGTCTCGCTCATCGTGCCTGCCGCCGGCGCGGTGCTCGCGGTGGTGCAGGGCCTGATGGCTGCCTGGGGCACGATCAGCAAGATCCTCGCCGCGATCGGCGCTTTCATCGCGTTCCTGAAGGCGGTCAAGGCCGGGCCCGCCGCCTGCCTGTTCGCCGCCGCGGTGGCGGCCGGGGTGGTCGCGCTGCTGGAGTTCATCACCAACTTCCTGATGTCGAAGCTGGCGGTGGCCGCGAAGGGCGTCGGCCGGACGCTCCAGGACATGGCCAAGAAGATCACCGCCGGCCTGAAGCGCGCCGGAAAGGGCGCCCGCAAAGCGGCCGGCACGGCGGTCAACTCGGCCCGCCGGGGGCTGCGTTCCGCCGCGCAGACCCTGCGCCCGCCGCGGCGGGCGTCCCGTCCCGCCCCCGACGTCACCCGCCGTCCCGGTGCTCCCGCGGCCACCCGCCCGCGCGGCGCCCGCCCCGAGCGTCTGGGACGGCGCCGGGAAACACCGGGCCGCCGCCCTGAACGTCGCCCCGAACGCCGCCGCGAAGGCGAACGTGAAGCCCCGCCCCGGCGCCCCGGTCGCGTACGGGCCGCGCTGAACCGGGTCAAGGGCGCCGTCCGCACCGGCCTGCGCCGCGTCGGCACCGCCCTGCGCAAGGTCGGCCGCAAGCTGACCAACGGCAAACTCGGCCGAGCCCTGCGCAATGGCGCCAAAAAGCTGCGCGACAAGTACCAGCGCACCCGCGACCGCCTGCGCACCCGCCAGCGCCAACGGGACGAGCAACGCCGCCGTCGCGATGAGCAGCGAAAGAAGAAGCAGGAGCAGACCAAGGACGAACGCCTCGCGCTCATCGTGGCCCGCATCCGGCCGAAGCTCAAATCCTTGTTGCGGCGGGGCGTCTTCCGGCCGGTGCTGCTCGGGGTGCTCGCCGGGATGCGAGCTTGGTATCGCCTGACCAGTCTTGCCCGCGTCGGCGGCCAGCGTTTCGACATCATCGCCAGGCTGAACCCGGACCAGAAGGCAGAGGACGGCGCCGAAGGAGAAGACCCGCACGGCAACAAGGTCGACCGCGACGTCCCTGTCGAAGGAGTCCCGGCAAAGGACGAGCAGGACGAGGAAAAGCTCAAGGAGGAAAAGCGTAAGAGAGAACCGGCCGAGGACGAAGGCGAGCCTACCGTCGTTGGAAAGCTTCCGAGAAAGCCTGGTCGGGATCAGGACGAGCCCGAACCACCGACTGTGGCCGTGTCACCGAAAGTGCCTGGTCCGAAACCGCCAGACGCGCCGAAGTCAGACGCACCGAAGCCAGACGTGGGCAAGCCAAGGCCGGTGGGGAAAGAGTCCGAGCCCGGGAGGCCGGCCAAGCCGAAGGAGGATGTCCCCGCTCCCAGGAAACCGGAGTCGCCGAAGAAGCCGGAGAGCAAGACGCCGGCTCGTGAAGACGATCCTGAGGCCACCCCGACTACTCCAGCCGCGAAGGGAAAGGTCAAGGATCCGGACACCGAGTATCGGAGCTATCGCGAGCTGACCGAGAACTGGGAGCAGCGGGTCGGAAACTACAAGCGTCCGACTTCGGCGAAGGAGGTCAAGGGAGCTCCGCCCTTCGAAGAAGGTACCGCCCCTGGGCATGGCCGGTCTAAGCACAATGTGTCCAACGAGGAGACGGCGAAGATACTGAATTCTCCAGGTCGGATTTTTACCGGGGTGTCCGATCGAGGTAGGCTGGTCGATATATATTGGAAGGATGGCAGCGTGGTGATCACCGAGGCTGGAAAAAAGAACAGCGTGATAACCAGCTACGGGCTTGTCGATGGGCGAGCCAAGAAGCCGACAGCGGTATCTCCTGAAAAATGGACTTCCGACCCCAGGTACATGGAAGTGAGCTTGGAGCGCGACGCGGTTGTAGTGATCCACGCGACACGGGACAGGTGGTTGCAGGCCGGAGGGACCTAG
- a CDS encoding phage baseplate assembly protein V: MPDATRYLGKYRGTVVTNVDPMRQGRIQVRVPDVLGDATSSWAMPCFPMTGAQAGVYTVPPVGAGVWVEFEQGDVSFPIWVGCWYGSAAEVPAEALAGDPGRPNLVLRTPGQQSLLMSDLPGGPGITLRTAGGASIVVNDAGITISNGKGASISLAGTTVTINEGAFTVN; the protein is encoded by the coding sequence ATGCCCGACGCCACCCGGTACCTCGGCAAGTACCGAGGCACCGTCGTCACCAACGTCGACCCGATGCGCCAGGGCCGGATCCAGGTCCGGGTGCCGGACGTGCTCGGCGACGCCACGTCCTCCTGGGCGATGCCCTGTTTCCCGATGACCGGCGCCCAGGCCGGGGTGTACACCGTGCCACCGGTCGGCGCCGGGGTCTGGGTCGAGTTCGAGCAGGGCGACGTGAGCTTTCCGATCTGGGTCGGCTGCTGGTACGGCTCCGCGGCGGAGGTGCCGGCCGAAGCGCTCGCTGGTGACCCCGGCCGGCCGAACCTGGTGCTGCGGACACCGGGCCAGCAGTCACTGCTGATGTCGGATCTGCCCGGCGGGCCGGGAATCACGCTGCGCACCGCGGGCGGCGCTTCGATCGTGGTCAACGACGCGGGCATCACCATCAGCAACGGCAAGGGTGCGTCGATCTCCCTCGCCGGCACGACCGTGACCATCAACGAGGGCGCGTTCACCGTGAACTAG
- a CDS encoding putative baseplate assembly protein, whose translation MTRTVPPQDCGTELRRARVRATEHNGVDYVEADDAGTVLTVAFLGRAPGRLGPANIRIDGGRRITGIHAVELTTEVAEDPELDDLVHVTVNTAGDRSVYTLSIVEEDGSGRPGDAPYRGFDPRYASAEFSFTTACPSGTDCAETDVCPPPAHPAPVIDYTARDYASLRRALLDRMTLTVPAWAERHAPDLGVTLAEVLAYTGDQLSYQQDAVAAEAYLDTARHRVSIRRHVRLVDYAMHDGCNARTWVALRADRKVTLSEGDFRFAAVDLGMLDPRDRPELGTVISDEQLAGLPPAAAVEVFEPLVPGPLTIRPAHNRIRFWTWGEQECGLPSGATSATLMDDWSWHGESEEAEPAHDGPKRRALRLRPGDVLVIEEVLGPRTGAAADADPRHRQAVRLTSVRPGVDRLYGQPVLEVDWAAEDALTFPVCISARGGPDCELLADVSVATGNVLLADHGRDITYCGGSAEEVRTPPAETPPSTCEPPAFGCPDRATAAPAVELIHALLAAARAGTPLSGDDLAGLVPLLGQSTVDRAGVLPDAPAAEQAAALEALLAQISYPAVRSKFRPRLRQAPVTQCAVFPEPARVAAAQARLLAGIPVAARARVAELWRRVRAGDRLSRDERGELSVLFGARVLDELELDEHPRSALRELSVRFDQLLRGKLRRLGTLLARAGGGGVLDEGTVWELGQSWGAGYAAGLGAGDPRLAGPASAALVQDPRAALPAVEVREGTEDAVWLPRRDLLACGPRDRFFTGELEDDGTLALRFGDGRHGRRPPPATGLRVRYRVGNGKAGNVGAEAVDHLVLCCGVADGDGIDGVRNPLPALGGTEPEPVEQVRQLAPLSLRRTKLRAITAADYAELAGAVTGVQRAAAQLRWTGTSEQMHVALDPFDRHGTAGPELIEAVTAALARYRRIGHRLVVGTATTVPVDLELTVCLAPGHHWGTVATALRRVLGAGRSGFFHPDALTFGEGVRVSRILTAASTVPGVAGAVVTRLKRLFRPAGRELEDGLLTVGPLEIAQLDDDPDRPENGRLAIVRGPDQPHGGAR comes from the coding sequence ATGACCCGCACCGTGCCGCCGCAGGACTGCGGCACCGAGCTGCGCCGGGCGCGGGTGCGCGCCACCGAGCACAACGGCGTGGACTACGTGGAAGCCGACGACGCCGGCACGGTGCTCACCGTCGCCTTCCTCGGCAGAGCGCCGGGACGGCTGGGGCCGGCGAACATCCGGATCGACGGCGGGCGCCGGATCACCGGCATCCACGCGGTGGAGCTGACCACCGAGGTCGCCGAGGACCCGGAGCTGGACGACCTGGTGCACGTCACGGTGAACACCGCCGGCGACAGGTCCGTCTACACACTGTCCATTGTGGAAGAAGACGGCAGCGGGCGGCCGGGTGACGCGCCGTACCGCGGTTTCGACCCGCGCTACGCCTCGGCGGAGTTCTCGTTCACCACCGCCTGCCCCAGCGGCACGGACTGCGCGGAAACCGACGTCTGCCCGCCACCTGCCCATCCGGCGCCGGTGATCGACTACACCGCACGCGACTACGCCAGCCTGCGCCGCGCACTGCTGGACCGGATGACGCTGACCGTGCCGGCCTGGGCCGAACGGCACGCGCCGGATCTCGGCGTCACGCTTGCCGAAGTGCTCGCCTACACCGGCGACCAGCTTTCCTACCAGCAGGACGCGGTCGCGGCCGAGGCCTATCTGGACACCGCGCGCCACCGCGTGTCGATCCGGCGGCACGTCCGGCTGGTCGACTACGCGATGCACGACGGCTGCAACGCCCGCACCTGGGTCGCCCTGCGCGCGGACCGCAAGGTGACCCTGTCCGAGGGTGATTTCCGGTTCGCCGCGGTCGACCTCGGCATGCTCGATCCGAGGGACCGGCCGGAACTGGGCACGGTGATCTCCGATGAGCAGCTCGCCGGGCTGCCGCCCGCCGCCGCGGTGGAGGTGTTCGAGCCGCTCGTGCCGGGGCCGCTCACCATCCGGCCCGCGCACAATCGGATCCGCTTCTGGACCTGGGGCGAGCAGGAATGCGGCCTGCCCAGCGGCGCGACCTCGGCCACCCTGATGGACGACTGGTCGTGGCATGGCGAAAGCGAGGAAGCCGAACCGGCGCACGACGGGCCGAAGCGGCGCGCGTTGCGGTTGCGGCCGGGTGATGTCCTGGTCATCGAGGAGGTGCTCGGGCCGCGCACCGGCGCCGCCGCCGACGCCGACCCCCGGCACCGCCAGGCGGTCCGGCTGACCTCGGTGCGGCCCGGCGTGGACCGGCTTTATGGCCAGCCGGTGCTGGAGGTGGACTGGGCGGCGGAGGACGCGCTCACCTTCCCGGTCTGCATCTCGGCCCGCGGCGGCCCGGACTGCGAGCTGCTCGCCGACGTCAGTGTGGCCACCGGCAACGTGCTGCTGGCCGACCACGGGCGCGACATCACCTACTGCGGTGGCAGCGCCGAGGAGGTGCGGACGCCGCCGGCCGAAACCCCGCCGTCCACCTGCGAGCCACCCGCTTTCGGCTGCCCCGACCGGGCCACGGCCGCCCCTGCGGTGGAGCTGATCCACGCGTTGCTGGCCGCCGCCAGGGCGGGCACCCCGCTCAGCGGCGACGACCTGGCCGGACTGGTGCCGCTGCTGGGGCAGTCCACTGTAGACAGAGCGGGAGTGCTTCCGGACGCCCCGGCCGCCGAACAGGCCGCCGCGCTGGAGGCGCTGCTCGCCCAGATCAGCTATCCCGCGGTGCGGTCGAAATTCCGACCGCGGCTGCGGCAGGCACCGGTCACCCAGTGCGCGGTCTTTCCCGAACCGGCGCGGGTGGCCGCCGCACAGGCCAGGCTGCTCGCCGGGATCCCGGTGGCCGCGCGCGCCAGGGTGGCCGAGCTCTGGCGGCGGGTGCGGGCGGGGGACCGGCTCAGCCGGGACGAGCGCGGCGAGCTGAGCGTGCTGTTCGGTGCGCGGGTGCTCGACGAACTGGAGCTCGACGAGCACCCGCGGAGTGCTCTACGCGAGCTGTCCGTCCGCTTCGACCAACTGCTGCGCGGGAAACTGCGCCGCCTCGGCACCCTGCTCGCCCGCGCGGGCGGCGGCGGGGTGCTGGATGAGGGCACGGTGTGGGAGCTCGGGCAGAGCTGGGGCGCCGGATACGCCGCCGGCCTCGGCGCCGGCGACCCCCGGCTGGCCGGGCCCGCGTCGGCCGCGCTGGTCCAGGATCCGCGTGCCGCGCTGCCCGCGGTCGAGGTCCGCGAAGGCACCGAAGACGCTGTCTGGCTGCCGCGCCGCGACCTGCTCGCCTGCGGGCCGCGTGACCGGTTCTTCACCGGGGAGCTGGAGGACGACGGCACGCTGGCGCTCCGGTTCGGCGACGGCAGGCACGGCCGCCGCCCGCCCCCGGCCACCGGGCTGCGCGTGCGTTACCGCGTCGGCAACGGCAAGGCGGGCAACGTCGGCGCCGAAGCCGTGGACCACCTGGTGCTGTGCTGCGGAGTGGCCGACGGCGACGGGATTGACGGGGTCCGCAACCCGCTGCCCGCGCTCGGCGGCACCGAGCCCGAGCCGGTCGAGCAGGTACGCCAGCTGGCGCCGCTTTCTTTGCGCCGCACCAAACTCCGCGCGATCACCGCGGCGGACTACGCCGAACTGGCCGGGGCGGTGACCGGGGTGCAGCGCGCCGCCGCGCAGCTGCGGTGGACCGGCACGAGTGAACAGATGCACGTCGCGCTCGACCCGTTCGACCGGCACGGCACCGCCGGGCCGGAGCTGATCGAGGCGGTGACCGCCGCGCTGGCGCGCTACCGGCGGATCGGCCACCGGCTCGTGGTCGGCACCGCCACCACCGTGCCGGTCGATCTCGAGCTGACGGTCTGCCTCGCCCCCGGCCACCACTGGGGGACGGTCGCGACGGCGTTGCGCCGGGTGCTCGGCGCCGGGCGGTCCGGGTTCTTCCACCCGGACGCGCTCACCTTCGGCGAAGGCGTGCGGGTGAGCCGGATCCTCACCGCGGCGAGCACCGTGCCCGGCGTGGCCGGCGCGGTGGTCACCCGGCTCAAACGGCTGTTCCGCCCCGCCGGGCGGGAGCTCGAGGACGGCCTGCTCACCGTGGGGCCGCTGGAGATCGCCCAACTGGACGACGACCCCGACCGGCCGGAGAACGGCAGGCTCGCCATCGTGCGCGGGCCGGACCAACCGCACGGAGGTGCCCGATGA
- a CDS encoding GPW/gp25 family protein — protein MSRTEVDFPYRVDSQGRTAGTGYDEHVRDMIKQLLFTSPGERVMRPDFGCGLLDLVFEPNSLELASTLQLSVQAALQRWLGDVIEVASLEIVSEDSVLRVELAYVVLATGAQRTEVFVEGSAR, from the coding sequence ATGAGCCGGACCGAGGTCGACTTCCCGTACCGGGTGGACAGCCAGGGCCGGACCGCCGGCACCGGCTACGACGAGCACGTCCGGGACATGATCAAGCAGCTGCTGTTCACCAGCCCGGGGGAGCGGGTGATGCGCCCGGACTTCGGTTGCGGCCTGCTCGACCTCGTCTTCGAACCGAACAGCCTGGAGCTCGCCTCGACCCTGCAGCTGTCCGTGCAGGCCGCGTTGCAGCGCTGGCTCGGCGACGTGATCGAGGTGGCTTCGCTGGAAATCGTCAGCGAGGACTCCGTTTTGCGCGTCGAACTCGCGTACGTCGTGCTGGCGACCGGCGCGCAGCGCACCGAGGTGTTCGTGGAAGGGAGCGCGCGATGA